From a region of the Coprococcus comes ATCC 27758 genome:
- a CDS encoding M20/M25/M40 family metallo-hydrolase: MSKIKVNEQRAVDEFQELTAIDAPSFGERQMADRLIVKLKELGFEVEEDNAGKHFGGNAGNLYAYLPGDLPGDSVLLSGHMDTVEPSKGKKGIIGEDGVIRSAGKAVLGADDVAGLVEILEGIRSVKEAGVPHRDIEILFTIAEELYIKGSSVFDFSKVRAKEAYVLDISGPVGSAAYKAPSLISYQVVVTGKASHAGFDPEHGVHAIAIASEAITQISQGHVDEETTCNIGLIEGGSGTNIVPEKCIVKGEIRSYSHEKATRCVEEVGNTFKKVAEKHGAESELTCEVHLIAYETAKDSVPVKRFERVSKELGLAGELVETFGGSDNNSFAKNGIPGLVLSNGMYQAHSVNEYTTIKDLVTGVELIAGLITDVQ; encoded by the coding sequence ATGAGTAAAATAAAGGTAAATGAACAGCGGGCAGTCGATGAATTTCAGGAACTGACTGCGATCGATGCACCAAGCTTTGGGGAGCGTCAGATGGCAGATCGGCTGATCGTGAAATTAAAAGAACTTGGTTTTGAAGTAGAGGAAGACAATGCTGGAAAACATTTCGGAGGAAACGCCGGAAACTTATATGCATATCTTCCGGGAGATCTTCCGGGAGATTCGGTCCTTTTGTCCGGCCATATGGATACGGTTGAGCCGTCCAAAGGCAAGAAAGGGATCATCGGAGAAGACGGTGTGATCCGTTCCGCAGGAAAAGCAGTTCTTGGAGCTGATGATGTGGCAGGACTTGTGGAGATCCTGGAAGGAATCCGCAGTGTAAAAGAAGCGGGAGTACCACACCGGGATATCGAGATTCTTTTTACAATTGCAGAAGAGCTTTATATCAAGGGTAGCAGCGTATTTGATTTTTCAAAGGTTCGTGCAAAAGAAGCCTATGTACTGGATATCAGCGGACCGGTTGGAAGCGCGGCATATAAAGCACCGTCTCTGATTTCTTATCAGGTGGTAGTAACCGGGAAGGCATCCCACGCCGGATTTGATCCGGAGCACGGCGTTCATGCGATCGCTATTGCATCCGAAGCGATCACGCAGATCAGTCAGGGACATGTGGATGAAGAGACAACCTGCAATATCGGATTGATCGAAGGTGGGAGCGGAACGAACATTGTTCCGGAAAAATGTATTGTAAAGGGAGAAATCCGGAGCTATTCTCATGAAAAAGCGACTCGTTGTGTAGAAGAAGTGGGAAATACCTTCAAAAAGGTGGCTGAAAAACACGGAGCCGAATCAGAACTTACCTGCGAAGTTCATCTGATCGCTTATGAGACAGCAAAAGACAGTGTGCCGGTAAAACGGTTTGAAAGAGTAAGCAAAGAGCTGGGACTTGCAGGAGAACTTGTAGAGACATTTGGCGGAAGTGATAACAACAGCTTTGCGAAGAACGGGATTCCTGGACTGGTGTTGTCAAATGGAATGTACCAGGCACATTCGGTAAATGAATATACGACAATCAAAGATCTTGTGACAGGAGTAGAACTGATCGCCGGGCTGATCACCGATGTACAGTAG
- a CDS encoding GNAT family N-acetyltransferase: MMKAVRVTEEWQRAGVHYVRTQAMCLGFKIPLEGEFSDDTPEDEYILVMDGIYPVSTCRLHYLDEHTGKIERVATLESYRGKHYGQAGIIEAENWMREKGVTKIYINSRKAALGFYEKLGYTADFSQVSGSGEFECVMTEKELA, translated from the coding sequence ATGATGAAAGCAGTCAGAGTGACAGAAGAATGGCAGAGAGCCGGCGTACACTATGTGCGGACACAGGCAATGTGCCTGGGATTTAAGATCCCGCTTGAGGGAGAATTTTCAGATGACACACCGGAAGATGAATATATTCTGGTGATGGACGGAATTTATCCGGTATCCACCTGCAGGCTGCATTATCTGGATGAACATACCGGAAAAATTGAGCGCGTGGCAACACTGGAATCCTATAGGGGAAAACATTACGGACAGGCAGGGATCATTGAGGCGGAAAACTGGATGCGCGAAAAAGGTGTGACAAAAATCTATATCAATTCCAGAAAAGCGGCACTTGGATTCTATGAAAAGCTTGGCTATACCGCAGATTTTTCACAGGTAAGCGGCTCCGGAGAGTTTGAATGTGTGATGACGGAGAAAGAACTTGCGTAA
- a CDS encoding amino acid ABC transporter permease has translation MGKLFDGKLVFTQIPLLLKYLPVTMELAVTAMIASLILGLLLALVKIKKVPVLKQLVSIYISVIRGTPILVQLYVTYFGIPMLLKYINFKCGTNYNVNGVAPIVYAFVALALNESAFNAEIIRASLESVDKGQVEAASALGMNYFQALIRIILPEAIVVALPSLGNAFIGLIKGTSLAFVCSVVEMTAEGKILAGRNYRYFEVYISLAIIYWVITFVLERVISYLEKKLRVPEDAPALLDIRDTEVE, from the coding sequence ATGGGTAAATTATTTGATGGAAAACTGGTATTTACACAGATACCGCTACTTTTAAAATATCTTCCGGTCACAATGGAACTGGCTGTCACAGCAATGATCGCTAGTCTCATCCTGGGACTGCTCCTTGCACTTGTGAAGATTAAAAAGGTACCGGTACTGAAACAGCTGGTAAGTATCTATATCTCGGTTATCCGCGGAACGCCGATCCTGGTTCAGTTATATGTGACCTATTTCGGTATTCCGATGCTCCTGAAATATATCAACTTTAAATGTGGAACCAACTACAATGTCAATGGAGTCGCACCAATCGTATATGCATTCGTTGCTCTGGCACTCAATGAATCTGCATTTAACGCAGAGATCATCCGTGCGTCCCTTGAATCAGTAGATAAAGGACAGGTTGAGGCAGCAAGCGCTTTAGGAATGAATTATTTCCAGGCATTGATAAGGATCATCCTTCCGGAGGCAATCGTGGTAGCACTCCCATCCCTTGGAAATGCATTTATCGGACTGATCAAAGGAACTTCTCTTGCATTTGTCTGTTCCGTAGTGGAGATGACCGCAGAAGGAAAGATTCTTGCGGGAAGAAATTACCGTTACTTTGAAGTGTATATCTCACTGGCAATTATTTACTGGGTAATTACTTTCGTACTTGAGAGAGTGATCAGCTATCTTGAGAAAAAGCTCCGGGTACCGGAAGATGCACCGGCACTTTTAGATATCAGAGATACAGAGGTGGAATAA
- a CDS encoding glutathione S-transferase C-terminal domain-containing protein: MADFEYVDVNGRQIRVRPRETAQEIDEYGNFHRQPNRFTEGFGEGKNPVEKDRYILFWAKGCNWSNRAAIARELLGLEDAVKVEIVDWTDREENLGWEFVNSPDHINPETGAQFLSELYYNADEEYTGRTTVPAFVDYKTKKVVNNDYHWLTNHLETAFRPFHKKGAPDLYPEELRPEIDKLNKWLFENVNNAVYRAQFAESLQAFADGYETFFAGLDAMEERLADKRFLFGDYVTDSDIRLYTTIARLDVSYSRNIGPCKHRLVDYPNLWGYARDLYQIPAFRHNTYFKDFAASVDLNEADEEYWENTYYDIVVQETDWDTIWKTPTGRESLSKDPAHKFKAEK; encoded by the coding sequence ATGGCAGATTTTGAATATGTAGATGTAAATGGAAGACAGATCAGAGTAAGACCGAGAGAAACTGCACAGGAAATTGATGAATATGGAAATTTCCATCGTCAGCCAAACCGCTTCACGGAAGGTTTTGGAGAAGGGAAAAATCCGGTAGAAAAAGACAGATATATTCTTTTCTGGGCAAAAGGATGCAACTGGTCCAATCGGGCAGCGATCGCAAGAGAGCTTCTCGGACTTGAGGATGCAGTGAAAGTTGAGATCGTAGACTGGACAGACCGGGAAGAGAATCTTGGATGGGAATTTGTAAATTCCCCGGATCATATCAATCCGGAAACGGGCGCACAGTTCTTAAGTGAGCTTTACTACAATGCGGATGAAGAATACACAGGGCGTACAACCGTTCCGGCATTTGTAGATTATAAGACAAAGAAAGTGGTAAATAATGATTACCACTGGCTTACAAATCATCTGGAAACAGCGTTCAGGCCGTTCCACAAAAAGGGAGCGCCGGATCTTTACCCGGAAGAATTAAGACCGGAGATCGATAAGCTGAACAAATGGCTCTTTGAAAATGTAAACAACGCTGTTTATCGAGCGCAGTTCGCTGAATCCTTACAGGCATTTGCCGATGGATATGAGACATTTTTCGCAGGGCTTGATGCAATGGAGGAAAGACTTGCAGACAAGAGATTCTTATTCGGAGATTATGTGACAGACAGTGATATCCGTCTTTATACAACCATCGCAAGATTGGATGTGTCTTATTCAAGAAATATCGGACCTTGCAAACACCGTCTGGTAGATTACCCGAATCTGTGGGGATATGCAAGAGATCTGTATCAGATCCCGGCATTCAGACATAACACATATTTTAAGGATTTTGCGGCATCTGTCGATCTGAATGAAGCAGATGAAGAGTATTGGGAAAATACATACTATGATATCGTGGTGCAGGAAACAGACTGGGATACTATCTGGAAGACACCGACAGGAAGAGAATCACTCAGTAAAGATCCGGCACACAAATTTAAAGCAGAAAAATAA
- a CDS encoding transporter substrate-binding domain-containing protein: MKKLASILAVTLAAGVLATGCGSSSGSASKDSSSDSGKTVIKAATGANAKPYVYVGDDDKPAGYDVDVLNAVFDKLPDYELEYEVTDFGSVLSGLNSGNYQIGVNNFSYNEDRGASYLYSYPYDKISYVFVTKKGGKEIKSFEDAAGLSFEGGTGISVSNAVEAWNEKNPDKAINITYSDADTSVFLQHVADGSQDFTIIDLAMYNSYMEEFNYDVQKNDIPEDEAKMIAENSYAYYIFPQDQKDLREQVDKALKELKEDGTLTEISKKWYGQDAAPEDDKFEETIN, translated from the coding sequence ATGAAAAAGTTGGCAAGCATTTTAGCAGTTACACTGGCAGCAGGAGTCCTGGCTACAGGATGTGGATCTTCTTCAGGAAGTGCTTCAAAGGACAGCTCTTCAGACAGTGGAAAGACAGTAATCAAAGCAGCAACCGGAGCAAACGCAAAACCATATGTCTATGTAGGCGATGATGACAAGCCGGCAGGATACGATGTGGATGTACTGAATGCAGTTTTTGATAAACTTCCGGATTATGAACTGGAATACGAAGTGACTGATTTTGGATCTGTACTTTCCGGACTGAATAGTGGAAATTATCAGATCGGAGTCAACAACTTCTCTTACAACGAAGACCGTGGAGCAAGTTATCTTTACTCTTATCCATATGACAAGATCAGCTATGTATTCGTAACAAAGAAAGGTGGAAAAGAGATCAAATCATTTGAAGATGCAGCAGGACTTTCTTTTGAAGGTGGTACAGGAATCAGCGTATCCAATGCAGTAGAAGCATGGAATGAAAAGAATCCGGATAAAGCGATCAATATTACTTACTCGGATGCAGATACATCTGTATTTTTACAGCATGTAGCAGACGGATCGCAGGATTTTACGATCATCGATCTGGCAATGTACAACTCTTACATGGAAGAATTTAACTATGATGTGCAGAAAAATGATATTCCGGAAGATGAAGCAAAAATGATTGCAGAAAACTCTTATGCATATTATATTTTCCCACAGGATCAGAAAGATTTAAGAGAACAGGTAGACAAAGCGCTGAAGGAGCTGAAGGAAGACGGGACCCTGACTGAGATCAGTAAAAAATGGTATGGTCAGGATGCCGCACCGGAGGATGATAAGTTCGAGGAGACGATTAACTAA
- a CDS encoding glutathione S-transferase family protein: protein MRENTSTEWVNKEVDSEGNFNRQKNQFETPFGEGEGKLPVEPGRYRLLWAPVCPWAHRSVIVRRLLGLEDVISLGTADPKRPDVPRSDWAFTLDEGDVDPVLGIHYISEAYLAANPDYTGRFTVPALVDIPSGKVVNNDYFNLTLYFETAWKPYHKEGAPDLYPEDLREEIDKLNDIIFREVNNGVYKAGFARKQKAYDRAYNMVFNRLDWLEERLANQRYLFGDRLTESDVRLYVTLVRFDCAYYPVFRLNKKLLRDYPNLWAYARDLYQTPGFGDTTNFAAIKKHYHIDCCPSNEFAIVPNGPDETLWMTPHGREKLSGK from the coding sequence ATGAGAGAAAATACATCGACAGAATGGGTAAATAAAGAAGTAGACAGTGAAGGAAATTTCAACCGTCAGAAGAATCAGTTTGAAACACCGTTTGGTGAGGGAGAAGGAAAGCTTCCGGTAGAGCCGGGACGTTATCGCCTTTTGTGGGCGCCGGTATGCCCGTGGGCGCACCGCAGTGTGATTGTAAGAAGACTTCTGGGATTGGAGGATGTGATCAGTCTTGGAACCGCAGATCCAAAGAGACCGGATGTGCCGAGAAGCGACTGGGCATTTACACTGGACGAAGGAGATGTGGATCCGGTTCTTGGAATCCACTATATCAGTGAGGCATATCTTGCAGCAAATCCGGATTATACCGGACGATTTACCGTACCGGCACTTGTGGATATCCCGTCCGGTAAGGTGGTAAATAATGATTATTTCAACCTGACACTTTACTTTGAGACGGCATGGAAGCCTTATCACAAAGAGGGAGCACCGGATCTTTATCCGGAAGATTTAAGAGAAGAGATCGATAAGCTGAATGATATCATTTTCCGTGAGGTAAATAATGGTGTCTATAAAGCCGGATTTGCAAGAAAACAGAAGGCTTATGACCGTGCTTACAATATGGTATTTAACCGTCTGGACTGGCTGGAAGAAAGGCTTGCAAACCAGAGATACTTATTTGGTGACAGACTGACTGAATCTGATGTGCGTCTTTATGTGACACTGGTACGATTTGACTGTGCATATTATCCGGTATTTCGTCTGAATAAAAAGCTTCTCCGCGATTATCCGAATCTGTGGGCATATGCAAGAGATTTGTATCAGACACCGGGATTTGGCGACACAACGAATTTTGCGGCGATCAAGAAGCATTATCATATCGATTGCTGCCCGTCCAATGAATTTGCGATCGTGCCAAATGGACCGGATGAAACCTTATGGATGACACCACACGGAAGAGAAAAATTATCCGGAAAATAA
- a CDS encoding amino acid ABC transporter ATP-binding protein encodes MIEIKNISKTFKNNKVLDGIDLTINQGDVVAIIGPSGTGKSTFLRCVDRLEKPETGTITIDGETQDLAHIHGKDLTELRKKTGMVFQNFNLFSKKTALQNVMEGLIVVKKMKKEEAERIARKQLKNVGLLDHANHYPRHMSGGQQQRVAIARALAMEPKLLLLDEPTSALDPELVGEVLDTIKKAANEGYTMLLVSHEMSFVRNVATRVIFLDGGKILEDGTPREVFGNPKNERVKEFFTKINRMEEPDYSI; translated from the coding sequence ATGATCGAAATCAAAAATATATCAAAAACATTTAAAAATAATAAGGTTCTTGATGGAATCGACCTTACCATCAATCAGGGAGATGTCGTAGCGATCATCGGACCTTCTGGAACAGGAAAATCCACATTTTTAAGATGTGTGGACAGACTGGAAAAACCGGAAACCGGAACCATAACGATTGACGGTGAGACACAGGATCTTGCACATATTCATGGCAAAGATCTGACAGAGCTTCGGAAAAAGACCGGCATGGTTTTTCAGAATTTCAATCTTTTTTCAAAGAAAACAGCACTTCAGAATGTAATGGAGGGGCTGATCGTGGTAAAGAAGATGAAAAAAGAGGAAGCAGAAAGGATTGCGAGAAAGCAGCTTAAAAATGTAGGTCTTCTGGATCATGCAAACCATTATCCGAGACATATGTCAGGTGGTCAGCAGCAGAGAGTTGCAATCGCAAGAGCACTTGCGATGGAGCCAAAGCTTTTGCTTCTGGATGAGCCGACATCTGCACTAGATCCGGAGCTTGTCGGAGAAGTTCTGGATACGATCAAAAAAGCGGCAAATGAAGGATATACAATGCTTCTGGTGTCCCATGAGATGAGCTTTGTACGAAACGTTGCAACCAGAGTGATCTTCCTGGACGGAGGAAAGATCCTGGAAGACGGAACGCCGAGAGAAGTGTTTGGAAATCCGAAGAACGAACGTGTCAAAGAGTTTTTTACAAAGATCAACCGGATGGAAGAACCGGATTATTCAATTTAA
- a CDS encoding trans-sulfuration enzyme family protein yields MKYGIDTRCQHLADDNKDEIYGAISYPIYQSATFARDRVGGGSGYDYSRLQNPTREHLEKIVASLEEGIDALAFSTGMAAITALMEIFKPGDHIIIDEDLYGGSIRLFHSINVKNGLTFTSVDLSSVDVEDYIQDNTKAIYAETPTNPMMRVSDLEELSKKAKKHELLLIVDNTFLSPYFQNPLKLGADIVVHSGTKYLGGHNDTLAGFLITNREDIQEQLRFIIKTTGATLAPMDSWLILRGIKTLGVRMDRAQENALKIAHFLEKQEYVTRVLYPGLESHPGYELMKKQARGFGSILTFEVDSKERAYHILENVKLIQFAESLGGTETLITYPITQTHADLSREELDRNGITDRILRLSVGIEGAEDLIADLEAVLK; encoded by the coding sequence ATGAAGTACGGAATTGATACACGATGTCAGCATCTGGCTGACGATAATAAGGATGAAATATATGGGGCGATCAGTTATCCAATCTATCAGTCTGCAACATTTGCAAGAGACAGAGTAGGCGGAGGAAGTGGTTATGACTATTCCAGATTACAGAATCCGACGAGAGAACATCTTGAGAAGATCGTAGCATCGCTGGAAGAAGGGATCGATGCACTGGCATTTTCGACAGGAATGGCAGCGATCACAGCTCTGATGGAGATTTTCAAACCGGGCGATCACATCATCATTGATGAGGATCTTTATGGAGGAAGCATCCGTCTGTTCCACAGCATCAATGTGAAAAATGGACTGACATTTACCAGCGTGGATTTAAGCAGTGTGGATGTAGAGGATTATATCCAGGATAACACAAAAGCAATTTATGCAGAGACACCGACCAATCCGATGATGCGTGTATCCGATCTGGAAGAACTTTCAAAGAAAGCAAAAAAACATGAACTTCTTCTGATCGTGGACAATACCTTTTTATCACCATATTTCCAGAATCCGCTGAAGCTTGGTGCTGACATTGTTGTGCATAGCGGGACAAAATATCTGGGTGGACACAATGACACACTTGCAGGTTTTCTGATAACAAACCGCGAGGACATTCAGGAACAGCTTCGTTTTATCATCAAGACGACAGGAGCAACCCTTGCACCGATGGACAGCTGGCTGATCCTCAGAGGGATCAAGACGCTTGGAGTCCGTATGGACAGGGCACAGGAAAATGCACTGAAGATCGCACATTTTCTGGAGAAGCAGGAGTATGTGACAAGGGTGCTTTATCCGGGGCTTGAATCACATCCGGGCTACGAACTGATGAAAAAGCAGGCAAGAGGATTTGGTTCAATCCTGACCTTTGAAGTAGATTCCAAAGAGAGAGCATATCACATCCTGGAAAATGTAAAACTGATCCAGTTTGCGGAAAGCCTCGGAGGAACTGAGACTCTGATCACTTATCCGATTACTCAGACGCATGCGGATCTTTCCAGAGAAGAGCTTGACCGGAACGGAATTACAGACAGGATTCTGAGATTATCTGTTGGAATTGAGGGAGCAGAGGATCTGATCGCAGATCTGGAAGCTGTATTAAAGTAA
- a CDS encoding ATP-binding protein, protein MSIDITIEEMEALPAESYELFDIRGEIERAHGILPNSTASSADVLMENPPEDKEKKIIICCSRGQISRDIAEELQEQGYEAYSLKGGYVGWLMADMKKKEADDVCEHVELSIRKKFKKKIWSKFTKAVREYELVKEGDRIAVCISGGKDSMLMAKLFQELKRHNKFNFEVKFLVMDPGYSPENRKVIEENARKMKIPIQIFESNIFESVFEIEKSPCYICARMRRGYLYNFAQQMGCNKIALGHHYDDVIETILMGMLYSAQVQTMMPKLHSTNFEGMELIRPMYLIREDDIKAWRDYNDLHFIQCACKFTDTCTTCNNEENQSKRMEIKKLIAELKKTNPFVEGNIFKSVENVNLDTVVGYKAKGVRHNFLDTYDD, encoded by the coding sequence ATGAGTATAGATATTACGATCGAGGAAATGGAAGCGCTTCCTGCAGAGTCCTACGAGCTTTTTGATATCCGTGGCGAGATTGAGCGCGCCCATGGAATCCTGCCGAATTCGACGGCAAGCTCAGCAGATGTACTGATGGAGAATCCGCCGGAAGATAAGGAAAAGAAGATCATTATCTGCTGCAGCAGAGGACAGATCAGCAGGGATATCGCAGAAGAACTGCAGGAGCAGGGATATGAAGCATACAGCCTGAAGGGCGGTTATGTTGGATGGCTGATGGCAGATATGAAGAAAAAGGAAGCAGATGATGTCTGTGAACATGTGGAGCTTAGTATCCGCAAGAAGTTCAAAAAGAAGATCTGGTCCAAATTTACAAAAGCTGTCAGAGAATATGAACTGGTCAAAGAAGGTGACCGGATCGCAGTATGTATTTCCGGTGGAAAAGATTCAATGCTGATGGCAAAGCTTTTCCAGGAATTAAAGCGTCACAACAAATTTAACTTTGAAGTAAAGTTCCTGGTGATGGATCCGGGATACAGTCCGGAGAACCGGAAGGTCATTGAAGAAAATGCAAGGAAGATGAAGATTCCGATCCAGATCTTTGAATCCAATATTTTTGAATCGGTATTTGAGATTGAAAAATCACCGTGTTATATCTGTGCAAGGATGAGACGTGGATATCTTTATAATTTTGCACAGCAGATGGGCTGCAACAAAATCGCACTGGGACATCATTATGATGATGTGATCGAGACGATCCTGATGGGAATGCTCTACAGTGCACAGGTGCAGACTATGATGCCGAAGCTTCACAGTACAAATTTTGAAGGGATGGAACTGATCCGCCCGATGTATCTGATCCGTGAGGATGACATCAAGGCATGGAGAGATTACAATGATCTGCATTTTATCCAGTGTGCATGTAAGTTTACCGATACCTGTACAACCTGCAACAATGAAGAAAATCAGTCAAAGCGTATGGAAATCAAAAAGCTGATTGCAGAGCTTAAGAAGACGAATCCGTTTGTGGAGGGCAATATTTTCAAGAGTGTGGAAAATGTCAATCTGGATACGGTTGTCGGTTACAAGGCAAAAGGTGTAAGACACAATTTCCTGGATACTTACGATGATTAA
- a CDS encoding O-acetylhomoserine aminocarboxypropyltransferase/cysteine synthase family protein: protein MSDYKFETLQLHVGQEEPDPASDARAVPIYQTTSYVFKNSAHAAARFGLADAGNIYGRLTNSTQDVFEKRIAALEGGVAALATASGAAAITYTIEALAADGGHIVAQKTIYGGSFNLLEHTLTHYGITTTFVDAHNLKEVEDAIQDNTRAIYLETLGNPNSDIPDIDAIAEIAHKHGLPLVIDNTFGTPYLIRPIEHGADIVVHSATKFIGGHGTTLGGIIVDSGKFDWKASGKYPAIADANPSYHGVSFVDAAGPAAFVTYIRAILLRDMGATISPFNAFLLLQGTETLSLRIDRHVENTKKVVEYLSNHPMVEHVNHPSLPNHPDHALYEKYFPNGGASIFTFEIKGGQEEAHKFIDNLKIFSLLANVADVKSLVIHPATTTHSQLTEEELLDQGIKPNTIRLSIGTEHIDDIIADLEGGFAAVQGK, encoded by the coding sequence ATGAGCGATTATAAATTTGAAACACTTCAGCTTCACGTAGGACAAGAAGAACCAGATCCGGCATCTGATGCCAGAGCAGTACCGATTTACCAGACAACATCTTATGTATTTAAGAACTCTGCACATGCAGCAGCAAGATTCGGACTTGCAGATGCAGGTAACATTTACGGACGTCTGACAAACTCTACACAGGACGTATTTGAAAAGAGAATTGCAGCACTTGAAGGTGGTGTGGCAGCTCTTGCAACAGCATCCGGAGCAGCTGCAATTACATATACCATCGAAGCACTTGCAGCAGATGGCGGACATATCGTAGCGCAGAAGACAATCTACGGTGGAAGCTTCAACCTTCTTGAACACACACTGACACATTACGGAATCACAACTACATTTGTAGATGCACATAACCTGAAAGAAGTAGAAGATGCAATTCAGGATAACACAAGAGCCATCTATCTTGAAACTCTTGGTAATCCGAACAGTGATATCCCGGATATCGATGCGATCGCTGAAATTGCACACAAGCATGGACTTCCGCTTGTAATCGACAACACATTCGGAACACCGTATTTGATCCGTCCGATCGAACACGGAGCAGACATCGTTGTACATTCTGCTACCAAATTCATCGGTGGACACGGAACAACTCTTGGTGGAATCATCGTAGATTCCGGCAAATTTGACTGGAAAGCAAGTGGAAAATACCCGGCAATCGCAGATGCAAACCCAAGCTACCACGGAGTATCTTTCGTAGATGCAGCAGGTCCGGCAGCATTTGTAACTTACATCCGTGCAATCCTTCTTCGTGATATGGGAGCAACAATTTCTCCATTTAACGCATTCCTTCTTCTGCAGGGAACAGAGACACTGTCACTTAGAATTGACCGTCATGTAGAAAATACAAAGAAAGTAGTAGAATACCTCTCTAACCATCCAATGGTAGAGCATGTGAACCATCCGTCACTGCCGAATCATCCGGATCATGCACTTTATGAAAAATATTTCCCGAATGGTGGAGCATCTATCTTCACATTCGAGATCAAAGGCGGACAGGAAGAAGCTCACAAGTTCATCGACAACCTGAAGATCTTTTCGCTGCTTGCAAATGTTGCGGATGTTAAGAGCCTTGTTATCCATCCGGCAACAACAACACATTCTCAGCTGACAGAAGAAGAACTGCTTGATCAGGGAATCAAACCGAACACAATCCGTCTTTCTATCGGTACAGAACATATCGATGATATCATCGCAGATCTTGAAGGTGGATTTGCAGCGGTTCAGGGCAAATAA
- a CDS encoding diguanylate cyclase, with product MLFEDLYSGSGYSFITDPDGNIISIESTHNEIRKNFFTSSSDWVFQTSEDGATLQEDFKQGHANCRKIISDLSYARYISYQPLKYNGWMLCYIIPAVDARQPFAFINNFEIILFAFFICIVLLLIFALWKINQKNQTSLLRQAHTDALTGLLNKVYAEHTISEWLREKDFEDLQALMMIDMDYFKQINDTYGHATGDQVLKIFAGFLKEQFRATDIIGRVGGDEFMILMKNVRLDYSIHLHLQKLYTNLQNIDIPELNDQKLSCSIGCAVAPTDAESFSQLYRLADHALYTAKHNGRGRFVIYHDIKNQQETVLS from the coding sequence ATGCTTTTTGAGGATCTGTATTCGGGTTCCGGCTACTCATTTATCACAGACCCGGACGGCAACATCATTTCCATTGAATCTACGCACAACGAAATCCGGAAGAACTTTTTTACTTCTTCCTCTGACTGGGTATTTCAGACTTCGGAAGATGGCGCTACTCTTCAGGAAGATTTTAAGCAAGGACACGCAAACTGCCGCAAGATTATATCAGATTTATCATATGCACGCTATATTTCCTACCAGCCGCTAAAGTACAACGGCTGGATGCTCTGCTATATCATTCCTGCTGTCGATGCCCGTCAACCCTTTGCTTTTATCAACAACTTTGAAATCATTCTGTTCGCCTTTTTTATCTGCATTGTGCTGCTTCTGATCTTCGCACTCTGGAAGATCAACCAGAAGAATCAGACTTCGCTTCTTCGCCAGGCGCATACAGATGCTCTGACCGGACTTCTGAACAAAGTTTATGCAGAACACACGATTTCCGAATGGCTACGCGAAAAAGATTTTGAAGATTTACAGGCTTTAATGATGATCGATATGGATTATTTCAAGCAGATCAATGATACTTATGGACATGCAACCGGTGACCAGGTACTGAAAATATTTGCTGGATTTCTGAAAGAACAGTTCCGGGCAACCGATATCATCGGCCGTGTCGGTGGTGACGAATTTATGATCCTGATGAAAAATGTACGTCTGGATTACAGTATCCATCTGCATTTGCAAAAGCTCTATACAAATCTTCAAAATATAGATATCCCGGAACTAAATGACCAGAAACTTTCCTGCAGTATCGGCTGTGCTGTTGCTCCAACGGATGCTGAATCTTTCAGCCAGTTATACCGCCTTGCTGATCATGCTCTGTACACAGCTAAGCACAACGGACGTGGACGTTTTGTTATTTACCACGATATCAAGAACCAGCAGGAAACCGTTTTATCCTGA